The Eurosta solidaginis isolate ZX-2024a chromosome 4, ASM4086904v1, whole genome shotgun sequence genome includes a window with the following:
- the LOC137248477 gene encoding putative sodium-dependent multivitamin transporter: protein MSRFGALDYAIVVIVLIISAAIGIYYRLTGGKQQTTKEYLLADRQMSILPVAFSLMTSFMSAVTLLGVSMENYQYGTIFVLINISYVLATPAATYLILPVFYRLKTASVYEYLELRFGYATRLCASIAYTIQMVLYMGIVLYAPALALEAVTGLNRNFSIVTVGAVCTFYATLGGMKAVLITDIFQSLLMFVSIFSVIICATIKAGSWGEIWRVADEGVRIKFLDFRIDPTVRHTWWTQIIGGMATYLSLYGVNQTQVQRLLSVRNLKSSQAALWWNLPILMVLSCSTCFSGLCIYYYYKDCDPLLQGRISSRDQLMPLFVVDTMADIPGLSGLFVAGIFSASLSTISSVISSLAAVTTEDYIKPLLLWKTKKPLRDSKSTWFSKLFNLIYGAACIGLAFLTGSLTGVLQAALSIFGIVGGPLLGLFTLGMYFTSVNQKGAITGLVTSLAFSFWIGFGQPRPMPATLEFSTEGCPAKPLTSHISSLFTQLPRVATALAAEADESYYFYLYRISYMWYAVIGFLVTLFVGLVCSWLYAKLGWDSNAHIYTDSACTTVKYDLFVPPIAKRLRNRQVPVVVVTSTSSEMGGGSATPSTAEDDTQLPKSATAATELSIQVLDGGLKDSEKRSTDDRDVIVQNGRKEQATTIT from the coding sequence ATGTCTAGATTCGGCGCCCTCGACTATGCCATCGTTGTAATTGTGCTAATTATTTCGGCAGCTATTGGCATCTACTATCGCCTAACCGGCGGCAAGCAACAAACGACTAAGGAGTATCTACTCGCTGATCGTCAAATGTCTATACTGCCAGTGGCTTTCAGCCTCATGACCAGCTTCATGTCCGCCGTCACTCTACTTGGTGTGTCGATGGAAAACTATCAGTATGGTACTATTTTTGTATTGATCAACATTTCTTATGTGTTAGCCACACCAGCTGCCACCTATCTAATACTGCCGGTTTTCTATCGCCTAAAAACTGCATCTGTCTACGAATATTTAGAGCTGCGTTTTGGCTATGCCACAAGGCTTTGTGCCTCAATCGCTTACACCATACAAATGGTACTTTACATGGGTATTGTACTCTATGCACCGGCGCTAGCGCTTGAAGCAGTAACGGGACTGAATCGAAATTTCTCCATAGTCACTGTGGGTGCAGTGTGCACTTTTTACGCGACATTGGGTGGCATGAAAGCGGTGCTCATCACAGACATATTTCAATCTCTGCTAATGTTTGTGTCAATCTTTAGTGTCATAATTTGTGCCACAATTAAGGCTGGAAGTTGGGGTGAAATTTGGCGTGTTGCAGATGAAGGCGTTCGTATTAAATTTTTGGATTTTCGTATTGATCCCACAGTGCGTCACACTTGGTGGACACAAATCATCGGGGGTATGGCTACTTACTTATCTTTATATGGCGTTAATCAGACGCAGGTTCAGCGTTTATTGTCTGTACGCAATCTGAAATCATCACAAGCAGCGCTTTGGTGGAACTTACCGATTTTAATGGTATTAAGTTGTAGTACCTGCTTCTCAGGCCTCTGCATCTACTATTACTATAAGGATTGCGATCCATTGCTACAAGGACGCATATCATCTCGCGATCAACTGATGCCTCTTTTCGTTGTGGACACAATGGCTGACATACCCGGTCTGTCCGGCCTCTTCGTTGCTGGCATATTTTCTGCTAGTCTATCTACCATTTCGTCTGTTATTTCTTCGCTTGCTGCAGTCACCACCGAAGATTATATAAAACCCTTACTGCTATGGAAAACTAAAAAACCGCTTAGAGACTCGAAAAGTACATGGTTCTCAAAACTATTCAATTTGATTTACGGTGCAGCATGCATTGGTTTGGCTTTCCTTACCGGTTCGTTAACCGGTGTGCTTCAGGCTGCGCTATCTATCTTTGGCATTGTTGGTGGACCGCTGTTGGGGCTTTTCACACTCGGCATGTACTTCACCTCCGTTAATCAGAAGGGTGCGATAACAGGACTCGTTACTAGTTTAGCATTTTCATTTTGGATAGGCTTTGGTCAACCTCGACCAATGCCTGCAACTTTGGAATTCTCAACAGAAGGCTGCCCTGCAAAGCCACTTACGTCACATATCAGCAGCCTATTCACACAATTACCGCGTGTAGCAACAGCATTGGCGGCCGAAGCAGACGAATCATATTATTTTTATCTGTATCGCATCTCCTATATGTGGTATGCTGTAATTGGGTTTCTTGTCACGTTGTTTGTGGGCTTGGTATGCTCCTGGCTGTATGCCAAGCTGGGCTGGGATTCAAATGCGCACATCTACACAGATAGCGCGTGCACAACAGTAAAGTACGACCTGTTTGTGCCACCTATAGCCAAGCGTTTGCGTAATCGACAAGTTCCAGTTGTGGTGGTGACGAGCACGAGTTCTGAAATGGGTGGGGGCTCTGCGACACCCAGCACAGCGGAAGATGATACGCAATTGCCGAAAAGTGCCACAGCTGCAACGGAGCTCAGCATACAAGTACTAGATGGTGGCTTAAAGGATAGTGAGAAACGTTCAACTGATGATAGAGATGTGATTGTGCAAAATGGGAGAAAAGAGCAGGCCACCACAATAACTTAG